Proteins encoded by one window of Desulfovibrio inopinatus DSM 10711:
- a CDS encoding autotransporter assembly complex protein TamA: protein MVAVTGCLFCTVAPVQAEDDEAIEKLDLPGPEVRYTVSFVGIEELEFVDLLHKVSKTVEKESDPPASLLLLKARADGDVSRFLEVFRSKGYFIPQIAVKVTGDNKKGIVTFDIKPGPRFAFGSVKMVLSPDDEDARSHLPSLADLKLSPETPYTASAVVDAQGKIESALKNNGYPFAKQTNREVAVDLGSESVNVEYFISQGKRSNFGTTSFSGSDRVDEDYLRSLIPWKTGQLYDLRLLDSYQRTLINLGLFSIAIVDVDKNDVDSDVANIVVNLTERKPRTIKGGVGYQTDSGPEATLSWEHRNLFGKGEKLSLSGKASLLENYAELKYTQPQVLSKNTNLVVTGKFADEDKESFTGRNLSASASFEHKFSPLFKAGFGLGYRFSYVQTDEAKPWEEGATYEFVSLPLGVGYENPNDPISPSAGGKYGLTIEPFYDLKSGSSNFLRSVASVIHFWGITDSPRIVWANRLLVGSEFGAGRDDIPPDLRFYAGGGGSIRGYPYQTVGPLRGSTPLGGRSLLEFSTEFRIRIMENVGIVPFLDGGSAFESEMPLTDQAILFGAGLGVRVYTPIGPIRLDVATPLNRRPDIDDIVQFYISLGQAF, encoded by the coding sequence ATGGTTGCTGTGACAGGATGCCTTTTTTGTACAGTTGCCCCCGTGCAAGCTGAAGATGACGAAGCTATAGAGAAGCTTGATCTGCCTGGCCCCGAGGTTCGATATACGGTATCTTTTGTTGGTATTGAAGAATTAGAATTTGTTGATCTTTTGCATAAGGTCTCTAAAACCGTAGAAAAGGAATCGGATCCTCCGGCCTCACTGTTGCTGCTTAAAGCCCGTGCGGATGGCGATGTTTCTCGTTTTCTCGAAGTGTTTCGTTCAAAGGGATATTTTATCCCGCAAATTGCCGTCAAGGTGACTGGGGATAATAAGAAAGGGATTGTTACGTTTGATATAAAACCGGGGCCCCGGTTCGCGTTTGGTTCCGTGAAGATGGTGCTTTCTCCCGATGATGAAGACGCGCGATCACATCTCCCGTCTCTTGCCGATCTCAAGCTCTCCCCGGAAACTCCCTATACCGCATCGGCTGTTGTTGACGCACAAGGAAAAATAGAAAGTGCACTGAAAAACAACGGCTATCCCTTTGCGAAACAAACCAACCGTGAAGTCGCTGTTGATCTTGGCTCCGAGTCAGTCAATGTCGAATATTTCATATCCCAGGGGAAACGCTCCAATTTTGGGACGACATCATTTTCTGGAAGTGATCGAGTCGATGAAGACTATCTTCGAAGCCTCATTCCCTGGAAGACAGGCCAACTTTACGACCTCAGACTTCTGGACAGCTACCAGAGGACGCTCATTAACCTGGGGTTGTTTTCCATTGCCATTGTTGACGTTGATAAAAACGATGTCGATTCTGATGTCGCGAACATTGTCGTGAATCTGACGGAACGTAAACCACGCACCATCAAAGGCGGTGTCGGCTACCAAACCGATTCTGGTCCGGAAGCAACATTGTCGTGGGAACATCGAAACCTTTTTGGCAAAGGAGAAAAGCTCTCCCTGTCGGGCAAAGCCTCGTTGCTCGAAAACTATGCCGAACTGAAGTATACACAGCCACAGGTTCTTTCAAAAAATACAAATCTTGTCGTGACAGGGAAGTTCGCCGACGAAGACAAAGAATCTTTCACCGGTCGGAATCTTTCGGCGTCAGCCTCTTTCGAACATAAATTTTCTCCCTTGTTCAAAGCTGGATTCGGTTTAGGGTATCGATTTTCGTATGTCCAAACGGACGAAGCCAAACCGTGGGAAGAAGGGGCAACCTATGAATTTGTGTCCCTTCCCCTGGGCGTTGGCTACGAAAATCCCAATGATCCCATAAGTCCTTCAGCTGGTGGAAAGTATGGTCTGACGATCGAGCCGTTTTATGACCTGAAAAGCGGTTCTTCCAACTTCCTGCGGAGTGTCGCGTCTGTCATTCATTTTTGGGGGATTACAGACTCACCTCGCATTGTGTGGGCCAATCGTTTGCTTGTAGGAAGCGAGTTTGGGGCCGGGCGTGACGATATTCCTCCTGATTTGCGGTTCTACGCTGGTGGAGGTGGATCAATTAGAGGATATCCTTACCAGACTGTTGGACCATTGCGCGGATCGACACCACTTGGCGGCCGTTCTTTGTTGGAATTTTCTACAGAATTTCGCATTCGCATTATGGAGAATGTCGGGATCGTGCCGTTTCTTGATGGTGGATCGGCTTTTGAAAGCGAAATGCCGTTGACGGATCAGGCTATCCTGTTTGGCGCCGGACTCGGTGTGCGGGTGTATACGCCGATAGGTCCTATTCGGCTTGATGTTGCCACGCCGTTAAATAGGCGTCCGGATATCGACGATATCGTTCAATTTTATATCAGTTTGGGACAAGCATTTTGA
- a CDS encoding FKBP-type peptidyl-prolyl cis-trans isomerase: MMRSLCLGFLLLTMAVSSALAQDVKLESDKDKISYALGYNIAEGLKRDGFDVDTDIFIAGLRDAGKEGEPQLSREDMMAIIEKFKTELIAKKREEAKKQAEELAKKNLEEGKAFLDENAKKEGVTVTPSGLQYEVLQSGDGASPQPTDIVTTNYKGTLPNGEEFDSSYARNKPATFPLNRVIKGWQEALGLMKVGDKWRVVLPASLAYGEAGAPPKIGPNQPLVFEIELLDVKPAKAPALPSKADKPEATDKTKAGEALEKATTTDKK; the protein is encoded by the coding sequence ATGATGCGATCGCTGTGTTTAGGATTTCTTCTATTGACTATGGCGGTGTCTTCGGCTCTGGCTCAGGATGTGAAACTTGAGTCCGATAAGGACAAAATCAGTTACGCTTTGGGATATAATATTGCCGAAGGTCTGAAACGCGACGGATTTGACGTCGATACCGATATCTTCATTGCAGGCTTGCGCGATGCTGGGAAAGAAGGTGAACCGCAGTTGTCCCGCGAAGATATGATGGCCATTATCGAAAAGTTCAAGACCGAGCTTATCGCCAAGAAACGTGAGGAAGCCAAAAAGCAAGCTGAAGAACTTGCGAAAAAGAATCTCGAAGAAGGGAAGGCCTTTCTCGATGAGAATGCGAAAAAAGAAGGCGTGACGGTCACGCCGAGTGGGCTGCAGTACGAAGTTTTGCAGTCCGGAGATGGTGCAAGCCCTCAACCGACTGATATCGTCACGACGAATTACAAAGGAACGCTCCCCAATGGTGAAGAGTTCGATAGCTCGTACGCCCGAAATAAACCGGCGACATTTCCTTTGAATCGAGTGATTAAGGGATGGCAAGAAGCGTTGGGACTCATGAAGGTGGGGGACAAGTGGCGTGTGGTGTTGCCGGCGAGCCTTGCCTATGGTGAAGCTGGTGCGCCTCCGAAGATTGGTCCCAATCAGCCTCTCGTTTTCGAAATCGAGTTGTTGGATGTAAAACCGGCAAAAGCTCCGGCATTACCGTCCAAAGCCGACAAGCCTGAAGCGACAGACAAGACCAAAGCTGGCGAGGCCTTGGAAAAGGCTACTACGACAGATAAAAAATAG
- a CDS encoding ATP-binding protein has product MVKPPDASLQRQRAFTFGLRSKLLTFVLLTSLAPLVFLLSSYDHNMKKVLTEAAYNSLYAAASRASVSLDAFLEKNVSLLTAEARLPAIADVLQTSDLDQHSVIDINRFIDMVRAFNWEYRDLLISIEIASPQGGIIAGSGRARPGGYVGKKPFFSRALEEPNVFRPSFEIDQESAKAELVFAGSVFDEQGNALGVLSVIFDAAVFSRILRTYSDAAGPGSFPMLVDDHFVLLALCEAGKSDLSSCLYRRLIPPSPAMAEKLRSQGRLLPSRAGPESIHLSTALTAGLLQADKNRPYFETDIRLRGHEEHMAAAVSEVSLLPFQVVFMQPQSFFLKPVVNQTQQALMLAVFVAAVAVLTALIMAVIIVWPISRLTGVAMQVANGDYNARAQIETRDEIGLLASSFNAMTNKLLSVQADLERKVEERTKDLSRKAHELEFANQRLRELDELKTAFLSSVSHELRTPLTSVLGFSKLLRKDFATSFEPLAKNDSRLQKKTGRIRENLDIIIHEGLRLTRLINNVLDLSRIEEGKMMWNDMPVRPVDIVNRVVRSVMMQFEEKKGVHLVVDIEDGQPDFVLDSDRLEQVLINLLGNAIKFTEKGVIRLESTFSPLLGYRFEVSDTGIGIEPRDIEMVFDRFQQAVSDDTLNGKPVGAGLGLAISREIIAHYRGDIFVSSIPTQGSIFVVTLPVSLAVLDQESA; this is encoded by the coding sequence GTGGTAAAACCTCCTGATGCCAGCTTGCAACGGCAGCGGGCGTTTACTTTTGGACTGCGGAGTAAGCTGCTTACGTTCGTCTTATTGACGTCGTTGGCCCCGCTCGTCTTTTTGCTCAGTTCATATGACCACAATATGAAGAAGGTATTGACAGAGGCAGCCTATAATTCCCTCTACGCTGCAGCCAGCAGAGCTTCGGTCAGCCTTGATGCGTTTCTTGAAAAAAATGTGAGTTTACTCACTGCAGAAGCTCGGTTGCCAGCCATTGCAGACGTCTTGCAAACATCGGATTTGGATCAACATTCCGTCATTGATATCAATCGATTCATTGACATGGTTCGTGCTTTTAATTGGGAATACCGCGATTTGCTCATTTCCATTGAGATAGCATCGCCGCAAGGTGGTATTATTGCCGGGTCCGGACGTGCTCGCCCAGGTGGATATGTTGGAAAAAAGCCATTTTTTTCCAGAGCATTGGAAGAACCAAATGTCTTTCGACCATCATTTGAAATCGATCAGGAATCGGCGAAGGCCGAACTTGTTTTTGCCGGAAGCGTGTTTGACGAGCAAGGGAATGCGCTGGGTGTACTCAGCGTGATTTTTGACGCGGCTGTTTTTAGTCGTATTCTTCGTACATACTCTGATGCCGCCGGACCAGGGTCTTTTCCTATGCTTGTGGACGATCATTTCGTTCTTCTTGCGTTGTGTGAAGCAGGAAAGTCTGATTTGTCCTCATGCTTATATCGCCGGCTCATTCCTCCAAGCCCGGCTATGGCGGAAAAGCTGCGGAGTCAGGGGCGACTTCTTCCGTCACGAGCTGGACCGGAGTCAATCCACCTCTCGACGGCTTTAACCGCGGGCTTGTTGCAAGCGGACAAAAACAGACCCTATTTTGAAACGGATATTCGATTACGAGGCCACGAAGAACACATGGCCGCCGCCGTGTCGGAAGTCTCGTTATTACCGTTTCAAGTCGTTTTCATGCAACCACAGAGCTTTTTTTTGAAACCTGTTGTGAATCAGACTCAACAGGCGCTCATGTTGGCCGTGTTTGTTGCAGCCGTTGCTGTGCTTACTGCGTTGATTATGGCTGTTATTATTGTTTGGCCCATCTCCCGGTTGACCGGGGTCGCGATGCAGGTGGCGAATGGAGATTACAACGCTCGAGCTCAAATTGAGACACGGGACGAAATTGGTCTCTTGGCTTCGTCGTTTAATGCTATGACCAATAAACTGTTGTCCGTCCAAGCCGATTTGGAGCGAAAGGTTGAAGAACGGACCAAGGACTTGAGCCGGAAAGCGCATGAATTGGAATTTGCCAACCAGCGATTGCGCGAGCTTGATGAATTGAAAACGGCGTTTCTTTCATCGGTTTCCCATGAACTCCGGACCCCATTGACCTCGGTATTGGGGTTTTCCAAATTATTGCGCAAAGATTTTGCGACATCCTTTGAACCGTTGGCCAAGAACGATTCACGACTTCAAAAGAAGACCGGTCGTATCCGAGAGAATCTTGATATCATTATCCACGAAGGGTTGCGCCTGACTCGTCTCATCAATAACGTTCTTGATTTGAGTCGTATTGAGGAAGGCAAAATGATGTGGAATGATATGCCTGTCAGACCGGTTGATATCGTGAATAGAGTCGTGCGGTCGGTCATGATGCAATTTGAAGAGAAGAAAGGCGTTCATCTGGTGGTCGACATTGAAGACGGCCAGCCTGATTTCGTGCTTGATTCGGATAGACTGGAGCAGGTACTGATCAATTTGCTTGGCAACGCGATAAAATTTACTGAGAAAGGCGTGATTCGCCTGGAATCGACGTTTTCGCCTCTTTTAGGGTACCGATTTGAAGTAAGCGATACAGGAATTGGCATCGAGCCTCGAGATATTGAAATGGTTTTTGACCGATTTCAACAAGCGGTGTCCGATGATACGCTGAACGGTAAACCTGTCGGAGCAGGGTTAGGGCTGGCTATTAGCCGAGAAATCATTGCTCATTACAGGGGGGATATTTTCGTATCCTCCATACCAACTCAGGGAAGTATTTTTGTTGTTACCTTGCCGGTATCACTTGCTGTTTTAGATCAAGAAAGCGCGTAA
- a CDS encoding response regulator, translating into MARYRFQNTYSPIKALVVSSNVGHAKIDRDFLKSLRMRMPNVATHSKHAFSMLEKEGADFILCDDHLDDMSGVAFLKKLRTHPRFKHVAVIMVSTKREKRSVVSAIVAGCSGYLLRPYSHETFARQLRLAQHINQFGFEERLRLRLAEQARIEGRADAAIRDFERVTSRPDYAKRYFESGMVHLAKSEYDKAISLFARAVKVNDLFSEAYLGLAKAWQAKGNAEKSRLYAAKAAFACARQRRFQLLKEQFVELMGKEGLDFNPFLALGRRLIRDKDYTAAVTALEHAAELAPENDEIHVELARACHLNRNPEKARTAVANALSVNPGNETARIMHKRLTGEDFAPRVHFEHLERSEEDHDVVMPFGLRIAMMVAGVLTESLYRLRPRLFA; encoded by the coding sequence ATGGCCCGATATCGTTTTCAAAATACATATTCGCCGATTAAGGCGCTGGTTGTTTCGTCTAATGTCGGTCACGCTAAAATCGACCGGGATTTTTTGAAATCTTTGAGGATGCGTATGCCGAATGTGGCCACGCATTCGAAGCATGCCTTTTCGATGCTTGAAAAAGAAGGGGCCGATTTCATCCTGTGTGATGATCATTTAGATGATATGAGTGGAGTGGCGTTCCTTAAAAAATTGCGTACTCATCCACGCTTCAAACACGTGGCCGTCATTATGGTGTCGACGAAACGCGAAAAGCGTTCCGTGGTCTCGGCCATTGTGGCTGGATGTTCCGGATACCTGCTTCGCCCGTACTCTCATGAGACGTTTGCTCGTCAATTGCGTCTTGCGCAGCACATCAATCAATTTGGCTTTGAGGAACGCTTGCGACTTCGTTTGGCCGAGCAGGCGCGAATTGAAGGACGGGCCGACGCGGCCATTCGAGATTTTGAGCGAGTCACATCCAGACCGGACTATGCCAAACGATACTTTGAATCCGGTATGGTTCATCTGGCAAAGTCGGAATACGACAAGGCTATCAGCCTGTTTGCCCGAGCCGTCAAAGTCAATGATTTGTTTTCCGAAGCGTATCTGGGGTTGGCGAAAGCCTGGCAAGCCAAAGGGAATGCTGAAAAGAGCCGGCTGTATGCCGCCAAGGCCGCTTTCGCGTGTGCACGCCAGCGACGCTTTCAATTGCTCAAAGAACAATTTGTTGAGCTTATGGGGAAAGAGGGACTGGATTTCAACCCCTTTCTCGCTTTGGGACGGAGACTTATTCGAGACAAAGACTATACGGCAGCTGTAACCGCTTTGGAACACGCAGCAGAACTTGCTCCAGAGAATGATGAGATTCATGTAGAGTTGGCCCGTGCCTGCCATTTGAACAGGAATCCCGAAAAGGCCCGGACTGCCGTCGCCAATGCATTGTCCGTCAATCCGGGGAACGAGACTGCTCGCATTATGCATAAGCGCCTCACCGGTGAGGATTTTGCTCCTCGTGTTCATTTTGAGCATTTGGAACGTTCAGAAGAAGACCATGATGTCGTCATGCCTTTTGGGCTTCGCATAGCCATGATGGTTGCAGGGGTTTTAACGGAAAGTCTGTACCGATTGCGTCCTCGACTGTTTGCTTGA
- a CDS encoding DUF1501 domain-containing protein, translating into MNRRECLAFLAGCGAATLLPHQAVASGNTAARFIVVFLRGGVDALSVLVPYTDPWYPVYRPTTSVPPPGSRHGGIDLDGTFALHPALAGLRRFWDAGQFAFIPCAGIPILENNHQKAQRNLETGMPGNVNVKDGWLNRCAAELGTPKGKYGLIALSRSTPFIVRGRERVRVLGGGSSRYDRPETRLPRAYWALDRVYPRHDDLATAYHQGVVDRKRRLRHIGREMAAANDSAPTIDSFKELAVRLAKEMTKHPEYRIGFLHFGGFDTHIDQGGKDGLMQRQLAATGEGLVALANGLGGLFEQTVVVVVSEFGRSARENDLGGTGNGHGGLVWLLGGPVVGGRVFGRFPGLAAEYLFENRDLPVLTDLRDVIVPILTRHMMFDAHAVATVFPGFTSSNDVEGIVKVNQESKKMEQGITHKKQVSP; encoded by the coding sequence GTGAATCGACGAGAATGTCTCGCTTTTTTGGCTGGTTGTGGTGCAGCGACGTTGCTTCCACACCAAGCTGTAGCCTCAGGAAACACAGCGGCGCGGTTTATTGTCGTGTTTCTTCGTGGTGGAGTCGATGCGTTGAGCGTTCTTGTGCCCTATACTGACCCTTGGTACCCCGTCTACAGACCGACAACATCCGTTCCTCCACCGGGAAGCCGACATGGAGGAATTGATCTGGATGGAACGTTTGCGCTGCACCCCGCTTTGGCCGGTCTCCGTCGGTTTTGGGATGCTGGTCAGTTCGCATTTATTCCATGTGCGGGTATTCCCATTTTAGAAAACAATCATCAAAAAGCGCAACGAAATCTGGAGACCGGAATGCCGGGCAACGTCAACGTCAAAGACGGCTGGCTCAATCGATGCGCTGCAGAGCTTGGTACGCCCAAAGGGAAATATGGGCTCATTGCGTTAAGCCGAAGCACTCCATTTATCGTTCGAGGGCGAGAAAGAGTACGTGTGCTTGGAGGTGGTTCATCACGATATGACCGACCTGAAACGCGTTTACCCAGAGCGTATTGGGCTTTAGACCGCGTTTATCCACGGCATGATGATTTAGCCACAGCTTACCACCAAGGCGTTGTGGATCGGAAACGGCGCTTGCGACACATCGGCCGAGAAATGGCGGCCGCGAATGACAGTGCTCCGACAATTGATAGCTTTAAAGAACTGGCAGTTCGACTTGCCAAAGAAATGACCAAACATCCGGAGTACCGCATTGGTTTTTTGCATTTCGGAGGGTTCGATACCCACATTGACCAGGGGGGAAAGGATGGGCTCATGCAGCGTCAACTTGCTGCAACCGGAGAAGGTCTCGTGGCTTTGGCCAACGGCTTAGGTGGACTCTTCGAACAAACTGTGGTTGTTGTCGTTTCTGAGTTTGGACGTAGTGCCCGAGAAAATGATTTAGGTGGAACTGGAAATGGGCATGGTGGACTAGTCTGGCTTTTGGGTGGACCTGTTGTTGGTGGCCGCGTCTTTGGACGTTTTCCCGGATTGGCTGCAGAGTATTTATTTGAAAATCGTGATTTGCCCGTATTGACAGATTTGCGGGATGTTATTGTGCCAATTTTGACGAGGCATATGATGTTTGATGCACATGCCGTTGCGACGGTTTTTCCCGGTTTTACTTCCTCGAATGATGTTGAAGGCATCGTGAAGGTAAATCAGGAATCAAAGAAAATGGAACAGGGGATAACGCATAAAAAACAGGTTTCCCCCTGA
- a CDS encoding class I SAM-dependent methyltransferase has translation MTEQTCGQQTKMDRMYVLQRHIYDLTRKYYLFGRDRLLTSMIIPEHGRVLEMGCGTARNLIKLAKLRPDLQLYGIDASCRMLETAKKKVVSAGIEQSIALNPCLAEDTCHLETFSLTDPFDAVFFSYSLSMIPTWDQALAAGLRNVKPGGSVYIVDFWDQNGLPEWFGRLLRSWLALFHVHFRPELLDAVHRLDQAGYEVDVRSVGRGYAYIARIKKL, from the coding sequence ATGACCGAGCAAACGTGCGGGCAACAAACGAAAATGGACAGGATGTATGTCCTGCAACGACATATCTATGATCTGACCAGAAAGTATTATCTTTTTGGGAGAGATCGCTTGTTGACGTCCATGATTATCCCTGAGCATGGGCGGGTACTCGAGATGGGCTGCGGGACGGCGCGCAATCTCATCAAACTGGCAAAACTTCGACCGGATTTGCAGTTGTATGGTATCGACGCCTCATGTCGCATGCTGGAAACTGCGAAGAAGAAAGTCGTTTCGGCCGGGATCGAACAGTCGATTGCGCTTAATCCCTGTTTGGCTGAAGACACCTGCCATCTGGAGACGTTTTCGTTAACCGATCCGTTTGATGCGGTGTTTTTCTCCTATTCGTTATCCATGATTCCTACTTGGGATCAGGCTCTGGCTGCCGGATTGCGAAATGTCAAACCGGGTGGAAGTGTTTACATAGTTGACTTTTGGGATCAAAACGGCCTCCCGGAGTGGTTCGGGAGACTCTTGCGATCTTGGCTTGCCTTGTTTCATGTGCATTTCCGACCGGAGCTACTTGATGCTGTTCATCGTCTTGATCAAGCCGGATATGAGGTTGACGTTCGAAGCGTTGGCCGAGGCTATGCATATATTGCGCGAATAAAAAAGTTATAA
- a CDS encoding DUF1800 domain-containing protein: MQNRLRLWAWKSLLVAICLGMAVSALGAEIAQEKKTIHIINRLSFGPTPGEVERVSALGISAYIDEQLAPDALDESPLLEERLKSLKTVSLDAVELFRAYGPKKLKPGETIGKDELMENRARASIILLEASLEKMWRATTSRRQLQEVMIDFWYNYFNVDAAHGLTRLWAGAYMSEAIRPNALGRFEDLLMAVVKHPAMLIYLENWKNTDPASPKAKGPFSVLDDTFARVLLHMYTLGDPSVFKKEDVQTVARVFTGWTVGAQKSRQDNNGFAFDSERHDTEDKIFLGTPLTAQGIEEGHEVLHMLVRHDATARHVCFALAQRFVNDTPPKELVDRMAHVFSESGGDIAEVLRTMFTSPEFFDEKAWLSKIKTPFHFVVSAVRATGAPLREVAPLVGMAQLLNMPLFLAPDPDGYPLLRKDWITPGAVNARIHFGLDLCAMKLPLFRDADEEVVRTALTPAALEKTLGGALTTRTRKAADTASKEEAGAVVLASPGFMNY, from the coding sequence ATGCAAAATCGATTGCGGTTATGGGCATGGAAAAGCCTTCTTGTCGCGATTTGTTTGGGCATGGCCGTATCGGCCCTGGGTGCTGAAATCGCTCAAGAGAAAAAAACTATTCATATTATCAACCGTCTCAGCTTCGGCCCGACACCGGGTGAAGTTGAGCGCGTTTCTGCTTTGGGTATTTCTGCCTATATTGATGAACAACTTGCCCCCGATGCTCTGGACGAATCTCCTCTCCTTGAAGAACGCCTTAAATCGTTAAAAACGGTGTCGTTGGATGCCGTGGAATTGTTTCGGGCGTACGGTCCGAAAAAGCTGAAACCGGGAGAGACCATCGGGAAAGATGAGCTCATGGAAAATCGGGCTCGGGCAAGTATTATTTTACTTGAGGCTTCATTGGAAAAAATGTGGCGTGCGACAACAAGCCGGCGTCAACTCCAAGAGGTCATGATTGATTTCTGGTATAACTACTTCAATGTCGATGCTGCGCATGGTCTGACCAGATTATGGGCAGGTGCCTACATGAGTGAAGCGATTCGCCCCAATGCGTTGGGACGATTTGAAGATTTGCTGATGGCGGTGGTGAAACATCCTGCCATGTTGATCTATCTAGAGAATTGGAAAAATACTGATCCGGCAAGCCCAAAAGCGAAAGGACCGTTCTCGGTATTGGATGACACGTTCGCGAGGGTGCTGCTTCATATGTATACGCTGGGTGACCCCTCCGTCTTTAAAAAAGAAGATGTTCAGACCGTAGCGCGAGTATTTACGGGGTGGACGGTTGGGGCACAGAAGAGCCGGCAAGACAATAACGGCTTTGCTTTCGATTCTGAGAGACATGATACCGAAGATAAAATATTTCTCGGAACGCCTTTGACGGCTCAAGGCATTGAAGAAGGGCATGAAGTGTTACACATGCTTGTTCGTCACGATGCGACAGCACGTCATGTCTGTTTCGCGTTGGCACAACGGTTTGTGAATGACACTCCGCCAAAAGAATTGGTCGACCGGATGGCACACGTTTTTTCGGAATCAGGAGGGGACATTGCCGAAGTATTACGCACTATGTTCACCTCTCCTGAATTTTTTGATGAAAAAGCTTGGCTTTCCAAAATCAAAACACCATTCCATTTTGTTGTCTCGGCTGTTCGAGCAACGGGGGCTCCTCTTCGGGAGGTCGCACCTTTGGTCGGTATGGCGCAACTCCTCAATATGCCGCTTTTCCTCGCTCCCGACCCGGATGGCTATCCGTTGTTGCGGAAAGACTGGATTACACCAGGTGCCGTCAATGCACGTATTCATTTTGGTCTTGATTTGTGTGCAATGAAACTGCCACTCTTTCGCGACGCCGATGAGGAGGTAGTACGTACTGCTTTGACACCGGCTGCATTGGAAAAAACACTCGGTGGAGCGTTGACAACGAGAACACGCAAAGCTGCAGATACTGCATCCAAAGAAGAAGCAGGCGCCGTCGTGTTGGCTTCTCCTGGGTTTATGAACTATTAA
- a CDS encoding DUF3419 family protein, producing the protein MAHASATLVKKAVHQNTVLSRQGMLERLFSLWFSGFVYNQIWEDPDVDLEALEVDDSSRMLTISSGGCNIMNYLLASPEAVFAVDLNINHMSLARLKIEAARRLPDHDAFFTFFAKADSPINVRRYHEYIRDHLDATTRSHFDTWIFSGLNGPRINYFQDNLYDHSKLGWFLRFLHLATRLFGKHPAEILKAKTLEEQEALFNRHIAPFFDHWLVKALGRSPIMVYSLGIPPQQWDAMKADLKQTNMIEEFRYRVHRLTCDFPIQDNYFAWQALSRRYDLKNRQALPRYLKEENFDLLRANVDRAETHVTTLSAFLQTQETNSLNRFVLLDSQDWMKPEAMIELWSEIARTGQPGTRVIFRTAGEISPLEAIFPQDLKDTFIYEPELSRAMHAKDRSAIYGGFHLYRIPR; encoded by the coding sequence ATGGCACACGCTTCGGCCACGCTTGTCAAAAAGGCCGTTCATCAAAATACCGTTCTCAGTCGCCAGGGCATGTTGGAACGCCTTTTTAGTCTCTGGTTTTCCGGTTTTGTGTACAATCAGATATGGGAAGATCCGGATGTCGACCTTGAAGCGCTTGAAGTTGATGATTCAAGCCGCATGCTGACGATTTCGTCTGGCGGATGCAATATCATGAATTACCTTCTTGCATCGCCCGAAGCCGTGTTTGCTGTGGATCTCAATATCAATCATATGAGTTTGGCTCGGCTGAAAATAGAAGCTGCACGTCGTCTGCCCGATCATGACGCATTCTTCACGTTTTTCGCCAAGGCAGACAGTCCTATAAATGTTCGTCGCTACCACGAATATATCCGGGACCATCTTGATGCTACCACGCGCAGTCACTTTGATACCTGGATTTTCTCAGGGCTCAACGGTCCACGAATCAACTATTTTCAGGACAATTTGTACGACCATTCCAAACTTGGTTGGTTTCTGCGGTTTCTGCATCTGGCGACACGCCTTTTCGGAAAGCATCCGGCTGAAATTTTGAAAGCAAAGACGCTGGAAGAACAGGAAGCATTGTTTAATCGTCATATTGCCCCGTTTTTTGATCATTGGCTTGTGAAGGCGCTTGGTCGCTCACCGATCATGGTGTACAGTTTGGGGATTCCTCCACAGCAATGGGATGCAATGAAAGCTGACCTCAAGCAAACGAATATGATTGAGGAATTTCGGTACCGGGTGCATCGGCTCACGTGTGACTTTCCCATTCAGGATAATTATTTTGCATGGCAAGCATTGAGCCGGCGATATGACCTGAAAAATAGACAAGCGCTCCCACGGTATCTGAAAGAAGAAAATTTCGATTTGCTCCGTGCGAATGTCGATCGAGCTGAAACACATGTGACCACGCTTTCAGCCTTCCTCCAAACACAAGAGACCAATTCACTTAATCGATTCGTGCTGCTTGACTCCCAGGATTGGATGAAACCTGAAGCGATGATTGAACTGTGGTCGGAAATTGCGCGTACGGGTCAACCTGGAACTCGCGTTATTTTCCGTACAGCCGGGGAAATTTCACCCTTGGAGGCGATATTCCCGCAGGACCTGAAAGATACATTTATTTACGAACCCGAGTTGTCGCGCGCCATGCATGCGAAAGACCGTTCTGCTATTTATGGCGGGTTTCACCTCTATCGTATTCCTCGATAG